GCCGGCCGTCCTGCTCGGCCACTCCTACGGCGCACTCTGCTCGCTGGAGGCGGCCTTGCGAACCGACGACCTGCGCGCGCTCGTCCTGTACGAACCGCTGTTCCCCACAACGGAGGCCGCGCTCTACTCCGAGGACGTTCTCGCCGAGATGGAGGCCCTTCTGGAGGGCGGCGAGGACGAGCGGGCACTGCTTCTGCTCTTCGAAGGGATCGCCGAGCTATCCTCGGCCGAGATGGACACGCTTCGTTCGGCGCCGAACTGGCCGACCCGCGTGGCAGCCGCTCACACCGTGCTCCGCGAGTCGCGAGCAGAGAACGAGTACGAGTTCGACGCGGCCCGGTTCGCGGCCATGACCACGCCGACCGTGCTGTTCTCGGGGAACGAGAGCCCACGGTCTCTCGAGGACTCGACGGCGGCGGTCGACGAGGCGCTCCCGAACAGCCGGATCGTCGTCTTCGACGGGCTGGGACACGGCGCGATCGACGCCGCGCCGGAGCGCTTCGTCGACGAGGTGCTCGCGTTCGTCCGCGAGACGGACTAACCGATCGGCGGTCACACGACCCTGCCTGCTCCCGATCGACTGCGGGCAGGCTCACCGGCTGGCTCTCCCGGCTACGCGGCGCGAGCGAGACGCCAGTGCCGAGCGGCCTCACTCGAACTCCGGGTCGCGCTTCTCGACGAACGCCGCCATCCCCTCGCGCTGGTCGTAGGTGCCGAACAGCCCGCTCCAGAGGCGGCGTTCGTAGGCCAGCCCCGCCGACTGGGGCATCTCGTGGACCTGGTTGAGCGCTTCCTTCGCGGCGCTGAGCGCGAACCGCGGCTGTGCCGCGAGCCGGTTCGCGAGCTTCGCGACGACCGAATCGAGCTCCTCCTGGGCGACGACCTCGCCCACGAGACCGACCGCCGCAGCCGACTCGGCGTCGAGGCGCTCGCCGAGAAAGACCATCCTCCTCGCTACCGGATCGCCGACGATCCGCGAGAGCCGCTGGGTGCCGCCCCAGCCGGGAACGATCCCGAGTTCGATCTCGGTCTGGCCGATGACGGCGTTCTCGCTCGCGATCCGGAGATCGCAGGCGAGCGCGAGCTCCGCACCCCCGCCGAAGGCGTAGCCGTTCACCGCGGCAACGACGGGTGCTGGATGGGTCTCGATCGCGTCGCAGACCCGGTGGCCGAGTTCGGCGTACTCCATCGCCTCCGCGACCGAGAGCTCGCCCATGTAGGAGATGTCCGCTCCGGCGACGAACGCCCTCTCGCCCGCACCGGTGAGGACGACAGCGCGGGCGTCCGTCGTCTCGTCTAGCGCGTCTTCGAGCGCGCGGAGCGTCTCCAGGTCGAGCGCGTTCAGGCTCTCGGGGTTGTCCACGGTGATCGTCGCGACCGGGCCGTCACGCTCGACCGAAAGGGTACCTGCCATGCTCGGGCATCGGCAGGCGGTGGCCTAAACGTTCGGCTGGCGGCGACGAGGGCTCGAAGACGTAGGCTGAAGTGTGTCCCCGGGGATCGGGAACTATGGACTGGACACGCGACGTGCTCTCGTCGCTCGCGACGAACGACGTCGACCTGGTCGCCTCCCTGCCGGACGGGGCGCTCGACCCGCTGCTCTCGGCGCTGGAGTCCGAGTCGAGGATCGAGACGGTCACGGCGACGCGCGAGGAGGGAGCGGTAGGGATACTCTCGGGCGCCTGGCTCGGGGGCCGACGCGGTGCGCTCGTCTGCCAGTCGAGCGGACTCGCGACGACGGTGAACG
This region of Halalkalicoccus sp. CGA53 genomic DNA includes:
- a CDS encoding enoyl-CoA hydratase/isomerase family protein; this encodes MAGTLSVERDGPVATITVDNPESLNALDLETLRALEDALDETTDARAVVLTGAGERAFVAGADISYMGELSVAEAMEYAELGHRVCDAIETHPAPVVAAVNGYAFGGGAELALACDLRIASENAVIGQTEIELGIVPGWGGTQRLSRIVGDPVARRMVFLGERLDAESAAAVGLVGEVVAQEELDSVVAKLANRLAAQPRFALSAAKEALNQVHEMPQSAGLAYERRLWSGLFGTYDQREGMAAFVEKRDPEFE
- a CDS encoding alpha/beta fold hydrolase, whose protein sequence is MEAVTSADGTEIAYERTGSGPPLVLVHGTTADHTRWDPVRPALEEQFTVYAMDRRGRGESGDAADYELDREFEDVAAVVESIDEPAVLLGHSYGALCSLEAALRTDDLRALVLYEPLFPTTEAALYSEDVLAEMEALLEGGEDERALLLLFEGIAELSSAEMDTLRSAPNWPTRVAAAHTVLRESRAENEYEFDAARFAAMTTPTVLFSGNESPRSLEDSTAAVDEALPNSRIVVFDGLGHGAIDAAPERFVDEVLAFVRETD